In the Desulfuromonas sp. genome, one interval contains:
- a CDS encoding DUF4382 domain-containing protein — MTRKLFQKLLVLLPAAVLILGMQGCGNDEDSPDGSPALQGGQVAVLLTDGPALGFEEIWVTVTSVSLIAEDGVMAPIFSGEEDVNLKDLESDSTLFSVAEDVPPGTYNKIRMRVTGVTLVTEEGEEITPKLPGNGKIDLHPRSPFEVVGGEALLISLDMDANKSIHIVEAGKSGKYIFRPVIFVDVGSSFPDGKLVRLRGTVAEVPEPDLAVIGGSFQLCPPSPPDPSPYNVGKCTWIGVSDQTSLFDEDADLITLDALQEGSIATAIGRVGSAGGPEYGAPMVFLNALLIEAGDFLTLKGAIAEVPAADGANSFDFDVDPGQGISSDPVLPTDLQPGAKIFSRSGELLQESDLLEGKRAEIDGVLSVDQGALKAVLAVLGPIKEETGLEDVIDWIDAPQRTLFLKDGSCAVIPESAGLFRIEESTGSEEKVTVTPVSFAAFLPGMTVSLFGDPGSPCLEVTEGFIVEED, encoded by the coding sequence ATGACCAGAAAACTCTTTCAGAAGCTCCTCGTTCTGCTTCCGGCCGCCGTATTGATCCTTGGGATGCAGGGCTGCGGCAATGACGAAGACAGCCCAGACGGCAGCCCGGCCCTTCAGGGGGGGCAGGTGGCGGTCCTCCTGACCGACGGCCCCGCCCTCGGTTTTGAAGAGATCTGGGTAACGGTCACTTCAGTCAGCCTGATCGCCGAGGACGGGGTCATGGCACCGATCTTCTCCGGTGAAGAGGATGTCAACCTGAAGGATCTCGAATCCGACTCGACCCTCTTCTCCGTCGCGGAGGATGTCCCCCCGGGAACCTATAATAAGATCCGGATGAGGGTCACCGGGGTCACCCTCGTCACCGAGGAGGGCGAGGAGATCACCCCGAAACTTCCCGGCAACGGCAAGATCGACCTCCATCCCCGATCACCGTTCGAGGTTGTCGGTGGAGAGGCCCTCCTCATCTCCCTGGACATGGACGCCAACAAGTCGATCCACATCGTCGAGGCCGGCAAGAGCGGCAAGTACATCTTCCGCCCCGTGATATTCGTGGATGTCGGATCGAGTTTTCCCGACGGCAAGCTTGTACGTCTGAGGGGAACAGTTGCCGAGGTTCCCGAACCCGATCTGGCCGTGATCGGGGGCAGTTTCCAGCTCTGCCCTCCCTCCCCTCCGGACCCGTCCCCTTACAACGTAGGCAAATGCACCTGGATCGGGGTGTCGGATCAGACCTCGCTTTTCGATGAAGACGCCGACCTGATCACCCTTGATGCCCTTCAGGAAGGAAGTATCGCCACGGCCATCGGCCGGGTCGGCAGTGCGGGAGGCCCCGAATATGGCGCCCCGATGGTATTTCTTAACGCCCTGCTGATCGAGGCCGGAGACTTCCTAACCCTCAAGGGGGCCATTGCAGAGGTCCCGGCAGCAGACGGAGCGAACAGCTTCGATTTCGACGTCGATCCAGGACAGGGTATCAGCAGCGACCCGGTCCTGCCGACCGACCTGCAGCCCGGGGCGAAGATCTTCTCCAGGTCGGGAGAACTTCTCCAGGAAAGCGACCTCCTCGAAGGGAAGCGCGCGGAGATCGACGGGGTTCTCTCCGTTGACCAGGGCGCTCTGAAAGCGGTTCTCGCGGTGCTCGGCCCCATCAAGGAGGAGACCGGTCTCGAAGACGTTATCGACTGGATCGATGCGCCTCAGCGCACCCTCTTCCTGAAAGACGGATCCTGCGCGGTGATCCCCGAGTCTGCCGGCCTCTTCCGGATCGAGGAAAGCACCGGTTCCGAGGAGAAGGTCACGGTCACCCCCGTGTCGTTCGCTGCCTTCCTGCCAGGCATGACCGTCAGTCTCTTCGGCGATCCCGGTTCACCCTGCCTCGAAGTGACTGAAGGGTTCATTGTCGAAGAAGACTGA
- a CDS encoding ChaN family lipoprotein has product MKRIALRSALMAFFVCTIGLAAPISPEAHTLKMDDRSVVSFDEVVEDLRTVRLIFIGELHDNEAHHRAQLQIIEALRNAGVPVAVALEMFRSGSQPELDRWTEGEMSERDFLEVFNANWSMWPVYREIFLHARHHNIPMVGLNIPRSITQQVAEGGFASLPPEQAGSLLPVRCDVDEKYQDFIRLTLGGHGHNGANFYNFCEAQLLWDGVMAHTLLEYLKTHPGMTVVVLAGSGHSWKHGIPEQVRRQSDLDFRVLLPAVRGRIDPDMVGKEEADYLMLGLEEAPLH; this is encoded by the coding sequence ATGAAAAGAATCGCTCTTCGATCCGCTCTCATGGCCTTCTTCGTTTGCACCATCGGCCTCGCCGCCCCGATATCTCCCGAAGCCCACACCCTCAAAATGGACGATCGGTCGGTCGTGTCCTTCGACGAGGTTGTCGAGGACCTGCGGACCGTCCGGCTCATTTTCATCGGGGAACTTCACGACAACGAGGCCCACCATCGGGCCCAGTTGCAAATCATCGAGGCCCTTCGAAACGCCGGGGTTCCCGTGGCTGTCGCTCTTGAAATGTTTCGAAGCGGGAGTCAGCCCGAGCTGGATCGCTGGACCGAAGGAGAGATGTCAGAGAGGGATTTCCTGGAGGTCTTCAACGCGAACTGGAGCATGTGGCCTGTGTACCGGGAGATTTTCCTTCACGCGCGACACCACAACATCCCCATGGTGGGGCTGAACATCCCGAGGTCGATCACGCAGCAGGTCGCCGAGGGCGGATTCGCCTCCCTGCCCCCGGAGCAGGCGGGGAGCCTGCTTCCGGTGCGTTGCGACGTCGATGAAAAGTACCAGGACTTTATTCGACTCACCCTCGGAGGGCACGGCCACAACGGAGCGAACTTTTACAATTTTTGCGAGGCTCAGCTCCTCTGGGACGGAGTCATGGCCCATACCCTGCTTGAATATCTTAAAACGCATCCCGGCATGACCGTCGTCGTGCTGGCCGGCAGCGGTCATTCCTGGAAGCACGGCATCCCGGAACAGGTCCGTCGCCAATCCGACCTGGACTTCAGGGTCCTCCTTCCGGCGGTTCGGGGCCGAATCGACCCCGACATGGTGGGGAAAGAAGAGGCCGACTACCTGATGCTCGGCCTGGAGGAAGCGCCCCTGCACTGA
- a CDS encoding MFS transporter, whose protein sequence is MLRFLVVHSVASVVGLQAWMILFNNFAVEMAGLDGQHVGIIQSIREVPGFLALLAIYVMLVVREHRLSAISVILLGLGTALAGFFPSFAGLAFTTLVMSFGFHYFETTNQSLTLQYFDAATSPVVFGRLRSLGAATSIGVGLLIYLLKPQMGYRELFLVLGALVMAAGLWGLAQEPAHGEVPVQHRKMVFRRKYSLFYFLTFMAGARRQIFIAFSIFLMVKVFGFSASEIALLFLVNNAINYFASPLNGRAIVRFGERSVLSLEYAGLIFIFLAYAFTGSKIVVVAMYVLDHLLFNFAIAIRTYFQKVGDPQDIAPSMAVGFTINHVAAVVMPAIGGALWLIDYRIVFVAGAVFSLISLLAVQFIPRLSSSRDLGHSLPN, encoded by the coding sequence ATGCTGCGCTTCCTTGTCGTCCATTCCGTCGCCTCGGTGGTGGGCCTGCAGGCGTGGATGATCCTGTTCAACAACTTCGCAGTAGAGATGGCTGGTCTCGACGGGCAACACGTCGGCATCATCCAGTCGATTCGGGAAGTCCCCGGGTTCCTGGCCCTGCTCGCGATCTATGTCATGCTCGTGGTCCGAGAGCACCGCTTGTCGGCGATCTCCGTCATCCTGCTCGGTCTCGGCACGGCCCTGGCCGGTTTCTTCCCCTCCTTCGCCGGCCTCGCCTTCACCACCCTCGTCATGAGCTTCGGCTTCCACTACTTCGAAACGACCAACCAGTCCCTGACCCTGCAGTATTTCGACGCCGCCACCTCGCCGGTCGTCTTCGGCCGCCTGCGCAGCCTCGGTGCGGCCACCAGCATCGGGGTGGGGCTCCTGATCTACCTGTTGAAACCCCAGATGGGCTACCGGGAACTCTTCCTGGTTCTGGGCGCTCTGGTGATGGCGGCCGGGCTCTGGGGGCTTGCGCAGGAACCGGCCCACGGAGAGGTGCCTGTCCAGCACCGGAAAATGGTTTTTCGACGCAAGTACTCCCTGTTTTACTTCCTGACCTTTATGGCCGGGGCCCGGCGGCAGATATTCATCGCTTTTTCCATCTTTCTCATGGTCAAGGTCTTCGGGTTCTCGGCCTCGGAAATCGCCCTGCTTTTCCTGGTCAACAATGCGATCAACTATTTCGCCAGTCCCCTGAACGGCCGGGCGATCGTCCGCTTCGGCGAACGGTCGGTTCTCTCTCTCGAATACGCGGGGCTGATCTTTATCTTCCTTGCCTACGCGTTCACCGGCTCAAAAATCGTGGTGGTCGCCATGTATGTCCTCGACCACCTTCTGTTCAATTTCGCCATCGCCATCCGCACCTATTTCCAAAAAGTCGGCGACCCACAGGACATTGCCCCGAGCATGGCGGTCGGCTTCACCATCAACCATGTCGCCGCCGTCGTCATGCCCGCCATCGGAGGGGCCCTTTGGTTGATCGATTACCGGATCGTCTTCGTCGCCGGGGCCGTATTCAGCCTGATTTCTCTTCTTGCCGTGCAGTTTATCCCCCGTTTGTCTTCCAGCCGCGACCTGGGTCATTCGCTCCCGAACTGA
- a CDS encoding M1 family aminopeptidase — protein MIKNILTICGFALYALLVLLPAPLRAATTILHHDLQVRLFPGEARLEGRDALRLTVEGKEKVVFRLSPGARVERVVLEGRDIPFEFEQGSLRVSLPVAGGRSQIILRVDYQGRFQDAIPGQPVHSEDPSYGIAGTISPKGAFLSPAAGWYPDLPGGNATFRLRVEAPAGFEGITAGALVAEGRKDGQSYSVWQTARPLSGLTLAAGPYRMERDLYGDIPLLAYFYPENEHLAQTYLAAVKAYLEMYSELFGPYPYEKFAVAENFFPTGYGFPSWTLLGSSVVRLPFIVETSLGHEVAHSWWGNAVKVDYASGNWSEGLTTYVADHLYKERSSPEEALEYRRKILRDYTTLVDDESDFPLSSFTSRDSAASQAVGYGKAAMVFHMLRRLVGEAPYWEGLKRASAERLHQRVGWSELK, from the coding sequence ATGATAAAAAACATTTTGACAATCTGCGGTTTCGCCCTATATGCCCTCCTGGTCCTGCTTCCCGCTCCCCTTCGGGCAGCAACCACCATCCTTCACCACGATCTGCAGGTGCGCCTCTTTCCCGGAGAAGCCCGACTCGAAGGAAGAGATGCTCTGCGCCTCACGGTGGAGGGGAAGGAAAAGGTCGTTTTTCGGCTTTCGCCCGGAGCCCGGGTCGAGAGGGTCGTGCTGGAAGGACGCGATATCCCTTTCGAGTTTGAACAGGGCAGTCTGAGGGTCTCTCTCCCGGTGGCGGGCGGACGATCCCAGATCATCCTGAGGGTCGATTACCAGGGGCGCTTTCAGGACGCGATCCCCGGCCAGCCGGTCCATTCCGAGGACCCGAGCTACGGCATCGCCGGAACCATTTCCCCCAAAGGCGCATTCCTCAGCCCCGCCGCAGGATGGTATCCCGACCTGCCCGGCGGCAACGCCACCTTCCGGCTTCGGGTCGAAGCCCCTGCAGGTTTCGAAGGGATCACCGCCGGGGCGCTCGTCGCCGAGGGTCGAAAAGACGGGCAGAGCTACTCAGTCTGGCAGACCGCCCGCCCCCTGAGCGGCCTGACCCTGGCGGCCGGGCCCTACCGCATGGAGCGCGACCTCTACGGCGACATCCCCCTGCTGGCGTACTTTTACCCGGAGAACGAACACCTTGCCCAGACCTACCTGGCGGCGGTCAAGGCCTACCTCGAAATGTACAGTGAACTGTTCGGCCCCTATCCCTACGAAAAGTTCGCCGTGGCGGAGAACTTTTTCCCCACCGGATACGGATTCCCCTCCTGGACTCTCCTCGGCAGCTCCGTGGTGCGCCTGCCCTTCATCGTCGAGACGAGCCTCGGCCACGAGGTCGCCCATTCCTGGTGGGGCAACGCCGTGAAGGTCGATTACGCATCGGGGAACTGGTCCGAAGGGCTGACGACCTATGTGGCGGACCATCTCTACAAGGAACGGTCTTCCCCGGAAGAGGCCCTCGAGTACCGCAGGAAAATCCTGCGCGACTACACGACCCTCGTCGATGACGAGTCCGACTTCCCCCTGAGTTCCTTCACCAGCCGGGACAGCGCGGCGAGCCAGGCGGTCGGGTACGGCAAGGCCGCCATGGTCTTTCACATGCTCCGCCGCCTGGTCGGCGAGGCACCTTACTGGGAGGGGCTCAAAAGGGCCTCGGCCGAACGTCTTCATCAACGGGTCGGCTGGTCAGAGCTGAAGTAG
- a CDS encoding AAA family ATPase → MYCDYFGFQEKPFNLTPNPRFIFLSQQHKEGFAHLLYGIRNRSGFIEIIGEVGTGKTTILRTLLNELDDDAYRLALIFNPSRSGPELLRSINREFGVSCQGPDETDHLEALNDFLLEENAAGRTVVLVIDEAQNLKPEVLEQVRLVSNLETEKDKLIQIILVGQPELGTMLERPELRQLSQRITVRYKLGPMDFQDTRTYVEHRLRVAGGNPSLISTGALKRVYRFSGGLPRLINVLCDRALLVAYTKEEKSISRAIVCEALKELRRDKKGTSGGRALITALVSALLVAGGLFLFWDKPSSRVVSTATASGQNPAPVPPPATEAAPSPRPVAQQPALEPAAVLQPDSAIEILRENLRAMEEKSSAVASFNGLAQLWKVREIADRKELELAKGLRAAAGKRRLRLASFQGGLDDLLRLDSPALLELTLPGTVGSRYLALSREAEGGWGIAPALAGRDVLTRGELETLWFGRALLPWKNFSDLPVITRPGTRGKGVARLQGFLGGLGYLQEKPSGVFDAATIAAVTRFQADRGVAQDGRVGPHTLMLLYQEDPRFDPPRLRSGMGEEGGVL, encoded by the coding sequence ATGTACTGTGATTATTTTGGTTTTCAGGAAAAGCCCTTCAACCTGACCCCCAATCCCCGGTTCATCTTCCTGAGTCAGCAGCACAAGGAGGGGTTCGCCCATCTTCTGTACGGGATTCGCAACCGGTCCGGATTCATCGAGATCATCGGGGAGGTCGGCACCGGGAAGACGACCATCCTGAGGACCCTGCTCAACGAACTCGATGACGACGCCTATCGGCTGGCGCTGATCTTCAACCCCAGCAGGTCGGGGCCTGAGCTGTTGCGCAGCATTAACCGGGAGTTCGGCGTCAGTTGCCAGGGGCCTGATGAAACGGACCATCTCGAGGCCCTCAACGATTTTCTGCTCGAGGAGAACGCCGCCGGGCGTACCGTGGTTCTGGTCATTGACGAGGCGCAGAACCTCAAACCCGAGGTCCTTGAACAAGTCCGGCTTGTCTCCAACCTGGAGACGGAAAAGGACAAGCTCATCCAGATCATCCTGGTGGGGCAGCCAGAGCTCGGCACGATGCTCGAACGTCCAGAACTGAGGCAGCTGAGTCAGAGGATCACGGTTCGCTACAAACTGGGCCCCATGGATTTCCAGGACACCCGGACCTACGTCGAACACCGCCTGAGGGTCGCGGGGGGAAACCCTTCCCTGATTTCGACCGGAGCCCTGAAGCGGGTCTACCGATTCTCCGGGGGGCTGCCCCGCCTGATCAACGTCCTTTGCGACCGGGCCCTGCTCGTGGCCTATACCAAGGAAGAAAAATCGATCAGCCGGGCCATCGTTTGCGAGGCCCTGAAAGAGTTGCGTCGGGATAAAAAAGGGACCTCCGGGGGGCGGGCGCTGATCACCGCCCTTGTCTCCGCCTTACTTGTCGCCGGGGGACTCTTTCTCTTCTGGGACAAACCGTCTTCGCGGGTCGTTTCGACTGCCACGGCATCGGGTCAGAACCCGGCGCCTGTCCCCCCCCCGGCCACCGAGGCGGCGCCTTCGCCCCGGCCCGTCGCACAACAACCGGCCCTGGAGCCGGCCGCCGTCTTACAACCGGATTCCGCGATCGAAATCCTCCGCGAGAACCTTCGGGCCATGGAGGAAAAGTCCAGTGCGGTTGCCTCCTTCAATGGCCTGGCCCAGCTGTGGAAGGTGCGGGAAATCGCGGACCGCAAGGAGCTGGAACTGGCCAAGGGGCTGCGGGCCGCGGCCGGGAAGAGGCGGTTGAGGCTTGCCAGTTTTCAGGGGGGGCTTGACGACCTGCTGCGACTCGATTCCCCCGCACTGCTCGAATTGACCCTGCCCGGTACGGTCGGAAGCCGCTACCTGGCCCTGAGCCGGGAGGCTGAGGGAGGATGGGGAATCGCCCCGGCCCTGGCGGGAAGAGACGTTCTGACCCGTGGAGAGCTGGAAACTCTTTGGTTCGGCCGGGCCCTTCTTCCCTGGAAAAATTTTTCCGACCTTCCCGTCATCACCCGCCCGGGGACCCGTGGGAAGGGGGTAGCGCGCCTGCAGGGTTTTCTCGGTGGACTCGGCTATCTTCAGGAAAAGCCAAGCGGGGTTTTCGACGCGGCCACCATCGCGGCGGTGACCCGTTTCCAGGCTGACCGGGGCGTGGCTCAGGACGGTAGGGTCGGACCCCACACCCTGATGCTCCTTTACCAGGAGGACCCCCGGTTCGATCCGCCTCGGCTGCGTTCCGGAATGGGCGAAGAGGGAGGGGTCTTATGA
- a CDS encoding TolC family protein, whose product MVFAETLLPELVAEALARNPEIRAAEARWRMFEHKVLPSRSLNDPQLTIAFSNYPVDSFNADDTPMTGNDVKIAQKFPYPGKLGLKGEVAETEAEWYRAAYEETRLKVRFGLKDVYYRLFQQDKAIAIVEKNLRLLDDTIRLAETRYEVGQGLQQDVLKAQVERSKLMDSLFTLRQGREEALAALNAILDRPAGSSQSGLPEAGLTPFDFTLAGLQEQAEESRPMFAAYRSLLERFEAKEKLARLDYKPDLTVFAGYRFRDDGLADGGTDFASAGVTINLPIFGEKRSEAVAEARAGSRMARRQLEDFRGKVAANLHSAFARKERSRDQAMLYKTGLVPQASQAFQASMSAYQVGKVDFLNVLNSLLGLYRYEIDYFRAVAEYQRSLARIEYEAGLNRARIQQSYQNNDPKER is encoded by the coding sequence ATGGTTTTCGCAGAGACCCTCCTTCCGGAGCTTGTCGCCGAGGCCCTCGCCCGTAACCCGGAGATACGGGCCGCAGAGGCTCGCTGGAGAATGTTCGAGCACAAGGTCCTTCCGTCCCGTTCCCTGAACGACCCTCAGCTGACCATTGCCTTTTCCAATTACCCGGTCGATTCCTTCAACGCCGACGACACGCCCATGACCGGTAACGACGTGAAAATCGCACAGAAGTTTCCCTACCCAGGCAAGCTCGGGTTGAAGGGAGAGGTTGCCGAGACCGAGGCCGAGTGGTATCGGGCGGCCTACGAGGAGACTCGCCTGAAAGTCAGGTTCGGGTTGAAAGACGTCTATTACCGGCTCTTTCAGCAGGACAAGGCGATCGCCATTGTCGAGAAGAACCTGCGCCTGCTCGATGACACCATCCGCCTGGCCGAGACCCGGTATGAAGTCGGCCAGGGTCTCCAGCAGGATGTGCTCAAGGCCCAGGTGGAGCGATCAAAGCTGATGGATTCGCTTTTCACCCTTCGCCAGGGCCGCGAGGAGGCTCTCGCCGCCCTGAACGCGATCCTCGATCGCCCGGCGGGTTCATCCCAATCGGGCCTGCCGGAGGCGGGGCTGACACCGTTTGACTTTACCCTTGCAGGCCTTCAGGAACAGGCCGAGGAAAGCCGTCCCATGTTCGCCGCCTATCGTTCGCTGCTCGAACGCTTCGAGGCCAAGGAAAAACTGGCCCGGCTCGACTATAAGCCGGATCTTACGGTTTTTGCCGGCTATCGTTTCCGGGACGACGGTCTGGCCGACGGCGGCACCGATTTCGCCAGCGCCGGGGTGACGATCAACCTGCCCATATTCGGGGAAAAGCGCTCCGAGGCGGTTGCGGAGGCTCGGGCCGGCAGCCGGATGGCCCGGAGACAACTGGAGGATTTCCGCGGAAAGGTCGCTGCCAACCTGCACAGTGCTTTCGCCCGCAAGGAGCGCAGCCGCGACCAGGCAATGCTCTACAAAACCGGCCTCGTTCCGCAGGCCTCCCAGGCCTTCCAGGCTTCGATGAGCGCCTACCAGGTCGGCAAAGTCGATTTCCTCAACGTGCTCAATTCGCTCCTGGGGCTCTACCGCTATGAGATCGACTACTTTCGGGCGGTGGCCGAGTATCAGCGCAGTCTGGCCCGTATCGAGTACGAGGCAGGGCTCAACCGGGCCCGGATTCAGCAGTCTTATCAGAATAACGACCCAAAGGAACGTTAG
- a CDS encoding efflux RND transporter periplasmic adaptor subunit has protein sequence MTRPAKIFSISLLTVLLLSGGGGLYLSRCLLAGEEVSIGGPGAAHAADVKYTCGMHPMIIVDEPGLCPICAMDLTPLKSGTGGDGEKSKGERKIKYWVAPMDPTYIRDEAGKSPMGMDLVPVYEDEAATGAVIRIDPVTAQNMGVRTAVAVRTDLSRTVRTVGLVGYEEPRQYSVNSKVAGWVEKLHVAETGEMVRKGQALLEIYSPELVSAQEELLLALANNAALSQSPFPEIADGGKRLLESSRRRLKLWDVSSRQIRDLEQTRQVKKTLTLYAPYGGIVTMKMVNEGMYVQSGMELFQLSDISKVWVFADIYEYELPWVKAGQKATVELPFVGGSTLTGTVSTVYPYVEAKTRTVKARIDLDNPGLELKPDMYVNVRLEGETVQGALAVPGEAVLSSGEQSTVFVALGEGKFEPRRVKTGLQGEGGMIEIRQGLLDGEKVVTSAQFMLDSESKLREAIQKMLEPAGEPEPAGPEEEIDDLFGEEKEDLDELF, from the coding sequence ATGACGCGACCCGCCAAGATTTTTTCCATCAGCCTGCTGACCGTCCTGCTGCTCTCCGGCGGCGGTGGTCTTTACCTCTCCCGGTGTCTTCTGGCCGGGGAGGAGGTCTCCATAGGTGGTCCCGGCGCAGCGCATGCCGCCGACGTGAAGTACACCTGCGGCATGCATCCGATGATTATCGTCGATGAACCGGGCCTCTGTCCCATCTGCGCCATGGACCTGACCCCCCTCAAATCCGGAACCGGCGGTGACGGGGAAAAGTCCAAAGGGGAGAGGAAGATCAAGTATTGGGTGGCGCCGATGGACCCGACCTATATCCGCGACGAGGCCGGAAAATCTCCTATGGGGATGGATCTCGTTCCGGTCTACGAGGACGAGGCGGCAACCGGGGCGGTCATCAGGATCGACCCGGTGACGGCGCAGAACATGGGGGTTCGCACGGCAGTGGCGGTGCGGACCGACCTCAGCCGCACCGTTCGCACCGTCGGCCTCGTGGGGTACGAGGAGCCCCGCCAGTACTCGGTCAACAGCAAGGTGGCCGGCTGGGTTGAAAAACTGCACGTCGCCGAAACCGGGGAGATGGTGAGGAAAGGGCAGGCGCTGCTGGAGATTTACAGCCCCGAACTCGTTTCCGCCCAGGAAGAGCTCCTGCTGGCCCTGGCCAACAACGCCGCCTTGTCCCAGAGCCCCTTTCCCGAGATTGCCGATGGGGGGAAAAGGCTGCTCGAGTCCTCCCGGCGACGGCTCAAGCTCTGGGATGTCTCTTCGCGGCAGATTCGCGACCTGGAGCAGACCCGCCAGGTGAAGAAGACCCTCACCCTCTACGCCCCCTACGGTGGCATCGTGACCATGAAGATGGTCAACGAGGGGATGTACGTTCAGTCGGGGATGGAGCTGTTCCAGCTCTCTGACATCTCCAAGGTCTGGGTCTTCGCCGATATCTACGAGTACGAGCTGCCCTGGGTCAAGGCCGGCCAGAAGGCGACCGTCGAGCTCCCCTTCGTGGGCGGCAGCACCCTTACCGGCACCGTTTCCACCGTCTACCCCTACGTGGAGGCGAAGACCCGCACCGTCAAGGCCCGCATCGACCTGGACAACCCGGGACTGGAACTGAAACCCGACATGTACGTCAATGTGCGGCTCGAAGGAGAGACCGTCCAGGGCGCCCTGGCGGTGCCGGGCGAGGCCGTCCTCTCCTCCGGCGAACAGAGCACGGTTTTCGTCGCCCTGGGCGAGGGCAAGTTCGAGCCGCGGCGGGTCAAGACCGGCCTGCAGGGCGAGGGGGGGATGATCGAAATCCGCCAGGGCTTGCTCGATGGAGAGAAGGTGGTGACCAGCGCCCAGTTCATGCTCGATTCGGAGAGCAAGCTGCGCGAGGCAATCCAGAAGATGCTCGAACCGGCCGGGGAACCGGAGCCCGCCGGCCCGGAGGAGGAGATCGACGACCTGTTCGGGGAGGAGAAGGAAGATCTCGACGAACTGTTTTAG
- the glgP gene encoding alpha-glucan family phosphorylase, whose product MSDWKRFTQEQKIAYFSMEIGLTNEIPTYSGGLGILAGDTIKSAADLKLPMIALTLASRKGYFRQKIGEDGWQEEFPVEWTPETLTELLPTKILVTIEDRDVKVQAWMYRVKSPTGGEVPVLFLDTDIPGNMDQDRRLTDHLYGGDNEYRLKQEIILGIGGARILDALGFSIKKYHMNEGHASLLTLELLNGSRRPVEDTWDERASWDTHRVMEQCVFTTHTPVTAGHDKFPYELVKRVLGEPVPIALLQELAGKDLLNMTMLALNLSRYVNGVAKKHGEISKAMFPGFEIHAITNGIHPFTWTSPYFVTLFDRHLPSWANEPELLVRVDAIPDNEIWDAHSGAKAYLFQYIEETTGEKLDPDLLTIGFARRSATYKRGDLIFHEIDRLVKMGEGKLQLVFAGKSHPKDIPGKQLIQRIVRKIDALKDKIKVVYLENYNMDVAYRLIPGVDIWLNNPLRPLEASGTSGMKAALNGVPNFSVLDGWWIEGHIEGVTGWSIGPPPTESSVEVNHSTEDVEDLYNKLEKVIIPLYYGDRQKWIQLMKSAIGKNAYYFNTHVMMRRYVTEAYIR is encoded by the coding sequence ATGAGCGATTGGAAACGATTCACCCAGGAACAGAAAATCGCCTACTTTTCCATGGAGATCGGCCTCACCAACGAGATCCCGACCTACAGCGGGGGCCTGGGGATCCTGGCCGGAGACACCATAAAGAGCGCCGCCGATCTCAAACTTCCCATGATCGCCTTGACCCTGGCGAGCCGCAAGGGGTATTTCCGTCAGAAAATAGGCGAGGACGGCTGGCAGGAGGAATTCCCGGTAGAGTGGACGCCGGAGACCCTCACGGAGCTCCTCCCCACCAAGATCCTGGTCACCATCGAGGATCGAGACGTCAAGGTCCAGGCCTGGATGTACCGGGTCAAGAGCCCGACCGGAGGCGAAGTCCCGGTCCTCTTTCTCGACACCGACATCCCCGGCAACATGGACCAGGACCGACGCCTCACCGACCATCTGTACGGCGGGGACAACGAGTACCGCCTCAAGCAGGAGATCATCCTGGGGATCGGGGGCGCCCGCATTCTGGATGCTCTCGGTTTCAGCATCAAGAAGTACCACATGAACGAGGGCCACGCCAGCCTGCTGACCCTGGAACTGCTGAACGGTTCCCGCCGCCCCGTAGAGGACACCTGGGACGAGAGGGCCTCCTGGGACACCCACCGGGTCATGGAACAGTGCGTCTTCACCACCCACACGCCGGTCACGGCAGGCCACGACAAGTTCCCCTACGAGCTGGTCAAGCGGGTCCTGGGCGAGCCCGTTCCCATCGCCCTGCTTCAGGAGCTCGCCGGGAAGGACCTCCTTAACATGACCATGCTGGCCTTGAACCTGAGCCGCTACGTCAACGGCGTCGCCAAGAAGCACGGGGAAATCTCCAAGGCGATGTTCCCCGGTTTCGAAATCCACGCCATCACCAACGGCATCCACCCCTTCACCTGGACCTCTCCCTATTTCGTCACCCTGTTCGATCGCCACCTGCCGAGCTGGGCAAACGAACCGGAACTCCTCGTCCGGGTCGACGCCATTCCGGACAACGAGATCTGGGACGCCCACAGCGGAGCCAAGGCCTATCTCTTTCAGTACATCGAGGAGACGACAGGGGAAAAGCTCGACCCCGACCTGTTGACCATCGGATTTGCCCGCCGTTCCGCGACCTACAAGCGCGGCGATCTGATTTTCCACGAAATCGACCGCCTCGTGAAGATGGGCGAGGGAAAGCTCCAACTCGTCTTTGCCGGGAAGTCGCATCCCAAGGACATCCCGGGCAAGCAACTCATCCAGCGCATCGTGCGCAAGATCGACGCCCTGAAGGACAAGATCAAGGTCGTCTACCTCGAGAATTACAACATGGACGTGGCTTACCGGCTGATACCGGGCGTGGACATCTGGCTGAACAACCCCCTGAGGCCCCTCGAGGCCTCCGGCACCAGCGGCATGAAGGCCGCTCTCAACGGGGTCCCCAACTTCAGCGTCCTTGACGGCTGGTGGATCGAGGGCCATATCGAAGGGGTGACCGGGTGGTCCATCGGTCCGCCGCCGACCGAATCCTCCGTCGAGGTGAACCACTCTACCGAGGATGTCGAAGACCTGTACAACAAGCTGGAGAAGGTCATTATCCCCCTTTACTACGGGGACCGGCAAAAGTGGATTCAGCTTATGAAAAGCGCAATCGGCAAAAACGCCTACTACTTCAATACCCATGTCATGATGCGCCGCTACGTAACCGAGGCCTACATTCGCTAG